The Bacteroidales bacterium region TTCTCTCATTACCGTTCTTCCCAGCTGACGCACCATGGTATTCTTGCTGAGTTTTTCAACGACCGAGGGCGACTCTTTTTGCTTTTTCAGGCTTTTTCTTGCCTTCTCAACCTCAGCTTCCTTTGCTTTCCGGTACTCCTCTTCTGATGCCCTTTCGAGCTTTTGGGTAATGATCTCATAGGCGCTCTGGCGGTCCAGCGGCTGGTTATATTTTCTGACCAGCTGGGAGTCACTCACCAGTGCATCAATTTCATTTTGCCGGAGGACATCCATGCGTGTCAGAGGTGCACGGAGAAGCGTCGCCGTAAGGGGTGTCGGCACACCTTTTTCGTTCAGCACGGTGACCAGCGCCTCCCCTGTCCCCAGCGACGTCAGAAGATCCTCTGTCTCATAGTATTCTGAAATGGGGAAGTTCTGGGCCACTCGCTTGATCATCTGCCGGTCCTTGGCGGTGAAGGCTCTTAACGCATGCTGCACCTTCAGTCCAAGCTGCGCCAGAACAGAATCGGGAACATCATTGGGATCCTGCGTGCAAAAGTACACACCCACGCCCTTGGATCTGATCAGCTTGATAATGGCATCCAGCTGGTCGAGCAGTGCACTGGTGGCTTCCTTGAAGATCAGGTGAGCTTCATCGATGAACAGCACAAGCTTGGGCCGGTCAACATCCCCCAGCTCAGGGAACGTATTGTAGATCTCTGCCAGGAGGCAAAGCATGAATGTTGAAAAAAGCTTCGGCTTATCCTGGATGTCGGTCAGGCGGATGATGGATATGACACCCCGTCCGTCTTTATCCATAAGCAGCAGATCCTCCGGTTCAAAGCTGGGTTCTCCGAAAAAGCGGTCCGCTTCCTGTTCCTCAATCTCGATGATCTTCCGGATGATCGTGGAAACCGTTGTTCCGGAAACAGCTCCGTATTCCTTCTGAAGCTCTGCCTTGCCTTCATTGCTGACGAACTGGAGCATTTTCCGGAAATCTTTCAGATCGATAAGTGGCAGTTTATGATCATCGCAATACTTGAAGATCATGGAGATGACACTGGACTGGGTATCATTCAATCCCAGTATTTTGGAGAACAATACCGGACCGAATTCTGAAATGGTGGAACGCAGCCTGACGCCGTGCTCTCCTGAAATGGACATCAGCTCCACGGGCATGGGCAAGGGCTCGTAAGTCTCTCCTATCATCTTCTGCCGCCAGATCACGTGATCGTTAATCTGCCCGGGCTGAGCCAATCCACTCAGGTCGCCTTTGATATCCATCAACACGACCGGGATCCCTTTGAGTGAAAGCTGCTCTGCGATGACCTGAAGGGTTTTCGTCTTGCCGGTTCCCGTTGCTCCGGAAATCAATCCATGCCGGGTAATGGTCTTAAGTGGTATTTTTATCTGAGTTCCTTCAATGGGTTCACGGTTGAACATGGCCCCCCCCAGCACAAAGTAATCCTTTTTAAATGTGTAGCCTGCCTGGATGTCGCTGATGAATTTTTCTTTCTGTCCCATGATGACTAAGTTTAACGGAAATGCAGAGTTTGCTGAAGATGTTAACGAATATAATTTCTACAAAAGTAATAAATGTTGTTATTTTGTCAGAAATTTATGACCTGCATTCGCAAAATAGGCACTTTGCCTGAAGGTGAAGGGTAAATGGTGCGAAATTTGCTAAGTGGGTGCAATTATTCATTTAAAAAATTAAAATTATGATTGGTGCATATATTATCGGGGCCATTTTTGCCGTTGTGGGACTGATCGTCGGGCAGGTGCTTCAGGCAAAATTCAAAAAATATTCACGGATTCCATTGCGAAATGGGATGTCCGGAAAGGAAATCGCAGAGAAAATGCTGGCTGATAATGGCATTACCGATGTGAAGGTGACTTCGGTAAAAGGTCATTTATCGGATCATTACAATCCAACGAATAAGACCATTAACCTGAGCGAGCCGGTTTACAGTCAGCGCAGTGCTGCCGCAGCTGCGGTAGCGGCCCATGAGACCGGTCATGCACTTCAGCATGCGACCGCTTACCGTTGGCTGACCATGCGCTCCAAAATGGTGCCCGTGGTCAGTTTCAGCAGCCAGCTCGTTCAATGGGTGATTTTGGGGGGTATCATTCTGATCAATACCTTCCCCAGCCTTCTGCTGATAGGGATCCTGCTTTTTGCCGTGATAACGATGTTTTCAATCATCACCCTGCCTGTGGAGTACAATGCCAGCAAAAGAGCACTGGCCTGGATGCAAACCCGGAACGTAGTCTCCTCCCAGGAATACGACGGGGCAAAAGATTCTTTGAGATGGGCAGCACGTACGTACCTCGTGGCAGCCCTTGGCTCGATTGCTTCACTGCTGTACTACCTGATGATCTATATGGGAAGAAGAGACTGAATCCCGAATTTCGAAGAAATAGCTGCAGCTCATCGCCAAATAAGGCGATTCCGGTAAGTTGATCAATCAGCGCGAAGAATGGAATAGATACAGCTGTCGAGCAGGACGTTGTTCTTGATGACATACTTTTTCAGCACTGCTTCACAGGTAAATCCATTTTTTTCCAGCACTCTTCGCGAGGCAGTATTATGGGCATAGGGCTCGGCATAAATGCGTTCGATGTCAAAATGCTGAAAGATATAGGTTACAACCAGCCCGATCGCTTTTGTGGCAATGCCTTTTCCCCAGTACTTTTTGCCGACGAAATAACCGATCTCGGCATTTTTCCGGTAAACATTGTCCTTAGGGACAATCCCAATACTGCCGGCCAGCTGACCGTGGAACTCAATGGCAAAATAAAGGGTAGGATTACGCCGAAATTTCTTTGTAAGTCGAAGCCAGTTCTCGGCATCAATCACATGGTAAGGATGCGGGAATCCGTCACGCAAATTGCCGGCAGTCTCCTTGCAGTCAGCAATGGCTGCAAGCGAAGGTGCATCACAATCCCTCCAGGGTCTCAGTGTGATGGATCCGTCGGTGAGGCGTGCCATTATTTTCGCTGAGAATAAAGGGCGACGAAAAGAACATAGAGCAGGCAGAACAGCAGCAGGAACAAACTCGCCACAACGCCAATGCTGTCGCTGACCAATCCCATCAGGGGAGGGATCAGTGCACCGCCTGAAATGGCCATCACCATCAATCCTGAAATTTCATTGGCCCGCTCAGGCATCTTGTCGATGGTGATGGCAAAAATCAACGGGAACAGGTTCCCGGAACCCAGTCCGGTGATGAAGATCCCGATCCGTGCCACCAGGACCGATGGTGCGATGATCATCATCAGGATGCCGACCAATGCCAGGATGGCGGAGCCCAGCAGGAACTTTTTGGAAGGCAAAAAGTTCAGTCCGACCGCACCCAGGAACCTGCCGGCCATCAGGGCGAAAAAATACAGGCTGATGCCAAGGGAGGCCTGCTCCAGCGAAAGGCCAAACCGGCGGCTCAGGTAATTGGCAATGTTGGAGTTCATTCCAACATCCGCACCGACAATAAACAGGATGGCCAGGACCATCAGGAGGATGAACCTGCGGTTGAGCAGGCTGAAGCACGATTTGAACGTGGCCGGCGCCCGTTCCGGTTTCAGTTCCTGTATCCTGGTAAGATAGAGCCAGGCGACTGCAATGAAGGAGGTAATGGCGTACACCAGGAAAACGATCTTCCAGTTACCGAACCTGACAGCCACCGCTGTGGTTATGATTGGTCCCATCAATGAGCAGATCGCTTTGATGAATTGCGACAGGCTCATGAAGCTGGAGAATTTCTCCCGCGGGACGACATCCATCAAGAGCGGATTCGCTGAAACCTGTACGACCGTGTTTCCGATCCCCAGGAAGATGATGCCGATCAGCAGGGAAGCGAA contains the following coding sequences:
- a CDS encoding zinc metallopeptidase — its product is MIGAYIIGAIFAVVGLIVGQVLQAKFKKYSRIPLRNGMSGKEIAEKMLADNGITDVKVTSVKGHLSDHYNPTNKTINLSEPVYSQRSAAAAAVAAHETGHALQHATAYRWLTMRSKMVPVVSFSSQLVQWVILGGIILINTFPSLLLIGILLFAVITMFSIITLPVEYNASKRALAWMQTRNVVSSQEYDGAKDSLRWAARTYLVAALGSIASLLYYLMIYMGRRD
- a CDS encoding GNAT family protein — translated: MARLTDGSITLRPWRDCDAPSLAAIADCKETAGNLRDGFPHPYHVIDAENWLRLTKKFRRNPTLYFAIEFHGQLAGSIGIVPKDNVYRKNAEIGYFVGKKYWGKGIATKAIGLVVTYIFQHFDIERIYAEPYAHNTASRRVLEKNGFTCEAVLKKYVIKNNVLLDSCIYSILRAD
- a CDS encoding DUF853 family protein; the protein is MGQKEKFISDIQAGYTFKKDYFVLGGAMFNREPIEGTQIKIPLKTITRHGLISGATGTGKTKTLQVIAEQLSLKGIPVVLMDIKGDLSGLAQPGQINDHVIWRQKMIGETYEPLPMPVELMSISGEHGVRLRSTISEFGPVLFSKILGLNDTQSSVISMIFKYCDDHKLPLIDLKDFRKMLQFVSNEGKAELQKEYGAVSGTTVSTIIRKIIEIEEQEADRFFGEPSFEPEDLLLMDKDGRGVISIIRLTDIQDKPKLFSTFMLCLLAEIYNTFPELGDVDRPKLVLFIDEAHLIFKEATSALLDQLDAIIKLIRSKGVGVYFCTQDPNDVPDSVLAQLGLKVQHALRAFTAKDRQMIKRVAQNFPISEYYETEDLLTSLGTGEALVTVLNEKGVPTPLTATLLRAPLTRMDVLRQNEIDALVSDSQLVRKYNQPLDRQSAYEIITQKLERASEEEYRKAKEAEVEKARKSLKKQKESPSVVEKLSKNTMVRQLGRTVMRELTRGILGTLGIKLRR
- a CDS encoding MFS transporter — its product is MKKLQYAKLPPVLLAYIVMGFVDIVGVATGYAKNDFHLSDGVAQLIPSLAFIWFLVFSTPTGILQDKFGKRFMLNIGMVLTGIGMVVPLITYSFASLLIGIIFLGIGNTVVQVSANPLLMDVVPREKFSSFMSLSQFIKAICSLMGPIITTAVAVRFGNWKIVFLVYAITSFIAVAWLYLTRIQELKPERAPATFKSCFSLLNRRFILLMVLAILFIVGADVGMNSNIANYLSRRFGLSLEQASLGISLYFFALMAGRFLGAVGLNFLPSKKFLLGSAILALVGILMMIIAPSVLVARIGIFITGLGSGNLFPLIFAITIDKMPERANEISGLMVMAISGGALIPPLMGLVSDSIGVVASLFLLLFCLLYVLFVALYSQRK